The genome window AAATGGGGTAGATTCCTTAAAAAAGCCTATTTTTCCCCTTTTGCCTATGCTCGACCTCTTTATTGCCTCCAATGACATCCTTGCCCAAATCATTCATTTCGATGAAGACGTCTCGCATTCCCACCAAGCGGCCGGGCTGGAAAAAACCTATCCTATCGTGAAGACGATTGTCTGTTATACGGGGGGAAAAGACCCTTTGATCTTGGCTATCCTCGAAGCCACCCAAAAGGTTGATTTCCAAAAAATAAAAGCCCTTCTCGGGGTCTCCGAGGTTCGGCTCGCGACCCCGGAAGAGGTGCTTAACGCGACAGGGTATGAAGTAGGTGGGGTGCCGCCCATCAGCATCTATGGCAGCCCCACTCTAATAGACCCGGGAGTATTGACGCATCCCTGGGTCGCCTGCGGGGGAGGGGACACCCACTCCCTGCTCAAGATCCAGAGCGCGGACATCCTGAAATGGGCATTCGAACCCCGCGTCGAACCTATTGCGAAATGACTTGTCTTCCGCAGAAAAATGTAGAATATCCCCGTATTTTATTGAACATTTTTATTGTACTTATTTTTCTATTAATTTTCACCAACAGATTGAATGAAACGAATTCTTGCCTGCTGGGATGTAGAAAAGCAATCCGTTTCTCAACGTCCATAATATCCATAATACTGAAATGACGGGGTCGTGGTGTGAATGGGAACGGGGGCATATCCTGCCACATAGTGACCCGGATAGGACGCGCCGTACGCATAGGAAGTTCCATACGGGGCATAAGAAGGATACATATTGTACGAGGGATACGCATAGATCCGCCCGCCCCCGAGAGTGGGATAGCCCAGATGATTGTACATCGGGTACACCCAGTTACCATAGGCGGCGGGCCGGGAGTAGGCGCTCACCAGAACCTGGTTGGAATTCCAGGTATCAGTATAATAGAATCCCCAGGCCCACGCCGAGCTGGCTAGGGTGAGGAAGACGAGGACTACTATGGCGATGCGCAGGTGCATGAGTATATTCGTACGCACTAGCATTTAATTAT of Candidatus Diapherotrites archaeon contains these proteins:
- a CDS encoding YbaK/EbsC family protein → MLDLFIASNDILAQIIHFDEDVSHSHQAAGLEKTYPIVKTIVCYTGGKDPLILAILEATQKVDFQKIKALLGVSEVRLATPEEVLNATGYEVGGVPPISIYGSPTLIDPGVLTHPWVACGGGDTHSLLKIQSADILKWAFEPRVEPIAK